One Methylocaldum marinum DNA window includes the following coding sequences:
- a CDS encoding MJ1255/VC2487 family glycosyltransferase — protein sequence MKVFYGVQATGNGHITRARAIAPKLKQAGAEVTYLFTGRPWEKLFEMEIFGDYQWRAGLTFETRFGNVRYLKTAFRNNLAAFVRDVKNLDLSSYDIVISDFEPVTAWAARIQGIKTVGIGHQYAFGYDIPKAEVDFMGSQVLKYFAPVAVGLGVHWHHFHYPILPPIIETDLESVSVQQDKIIVYLPFEDVNHVIRLLKPFRQRQFHIYSSTMPDERHPRPEHIHVKQLSRTGFRQDFADAAGVICNSGFELTSEALHLGKKLLVKPLHRQMEQLSNALALELLQLGQVMQNLDGPTIEAWLQQSRASRVAYPDVAQSVVDWLMQGDLAVDKSWVDSIWSRVQRSEA from the coding sequence GTGAAAGTATTTTATGGCGTTCAGGCAACCGGCAATGGTCACATCACGCGCGCGAGAGCGATCGCGCCCAAGCTCAAGCAAGCCGGAGCCGAAGTCACATACCTGTTTACCGGCCGCCCTTGGGAAAAGCTGTTTGAAATGGAAATTTTCGGCGATTACCAATGGCGAGCCGGGCTCACATTCGAAACCAGGTTCGGCAATGTGCGTTACCTCAAGACCGCCTTTCGCAACAATCTCGCCGCCTTCGTCCGCGACGTCAAAAACCTGGACCTGAGCTCCTACGATATCGTCATCAGCGATTTCGAACCGGTAACCGCCTGGGCCGCGCGGATACAGGGCATCAAGACGGTCGGCATCGGCCATCAGTACGCCTTCGGCTACGATATTCCCAAAGCGGAAGTCGATTTCATGGGCAGCCAGGTACTCAAGTATTTCGCGCCGGTCGCCGTCGGCTTGGGCGTACACTGGCACCATTTCCATTACCCCATCCTTCCGCCCATCATCGAAACCGATCTGGAGTCCGTCTCGGTTCAACAGGACAAGATCATCGTTTACCTGCCCTTCGAGGATGTCAACCACGTCATCCGATTGCTGAAGCCCTTCCGTCAGCGCCAGTTTCACATTTACAGCTCGACCATGCCCGACGAGCGCCACCCCCGGCCCGAACACATCCATGTCAAACAGCTTTCCCGCACGGGATTTCGGCAGGATTTCGCCGACGCCGCCGGCGTGATCTGCAACTCCGGATTCGAGTTGACCAGCGAAGCCCTGCATCTGGGCAAGAAGCTCCTGGTCAAGCCGCTGCATCGGCAGATGGAACAACTCTCCAATGCACTGGCCCTGGAACTCCTGCAACTCGGCCAGGTAATGCAAAACCTCGACGGCCCCACCATCGAGGCCTGGTTGCAACAGAGCCGGGCCTCCAGGGTCGCCTATCCGGACGTGGCCCAGTCCGTCGTCGATTGGCTGATGCAAGGCGATCTGGCGGTCGACAAATCCTGGGTGGACAGCATCTGGAGCCGGGTTCAAAGAAGCGAAGCATAA
- a CDS encoding UDP-2,3-diacylglucosamine diphosphatase codes for MKLKYRTVWISDVHLGTRGCKDEYLLDFLRHIECERLYLVGDIIDFWKLKSGFYWPRLHNEIVRTVMAMAARGTRVIYIPGNHDEIFRGYIGTVFNGIEIHPRAVHETADGRRFLVLHGDEFDGVVCSSRWLAVLGSGAYDFLIEVNRWFNHVRRILGFPYWSMSAYIKHKVKNAVDFIFDFERALIHEAYEQELDGVICGHIHHATIRTAEYGTLYGNCGDWVESCTALAESHAGTLSVIRWLEQSTQLLEDFALETRPDHGRLAPTN; via the coding sequence ATGAAGCTGAAATACCGCACCGTCTGGATTTCCGACGTACATCTGGGAACGAGGGGCTGCAAGGATGAGTATCTCCTCGATTTTTTGCGGCATATCGAATGTGAACGCCTCTACCTGGTAGGCGACATCATCGATTTCTGGAAACTGAAAAGCGGGTTTTACTGGCCCCGCCTGCACAACGAGATCGTGCGCACCGTCATGGCCATGGCGGCGCGGGGCACTCGGGTGATTTACATCCCCGGCAACCACGACGAGATCTTCCGTGGCTACATCGGCACCGTGTTCAACGGCATCGAGATCCACCCCCGCGCCGTCCACGAGACGGCCGACGGCCGGAGATTCCTGGTACTGCACGGTGACGAATTCGACGGCGTGGTCTGCTCCAGCCGCTGGCTGGCCGTTCTCGGCAGCGGCGCCTACGACTTCCTGATCGAGGTCAACCGCTGGTTCAATCACGTCCGCCGGATTCTCGGCTTTCCTTACTGGTCCATGTCGGCTTACATCAAGCACAAGGTGAAAAACGCCGTGGACTTCATCTTCGATTTCGAGCGGGCGCTGATCCACGAAGCTTACGAACAGGAGCTGGACGGCGTGATTTGCGGCCATATTCACCATGCCACGATCCGGACCGCGGAGTACGGCACGCTGTACGGCAATTGCGGCGACTGGGTCGAAAGCTGTACCGCCCTGGCCGAAAGCCATGCCGGAACGCTGTCGGTCATCCGCTGGCTGGAACAAAGCACCCAACTCCTGGAGGACTTCGCGCTTGAAACTCGCCCTGATCACGGACGCCTGGCCCCCACAAACTAA
- a CDS encoding M14 family zinc carboxypeptidase, giving the protein MTDIPGSGPTSFEPGLLARPVMRALPELRELLILAEHVTNAGWEWARVEVLAELRHENESFPLLAFRFGPTDPALPALALSGGVHGLERIGTQVVTSYLRTLVEMARWDRVTRDMLSTTRLLIMPLVNPVGMYLKRRSNGNRVDLMRNAPVIAEGLSRWHLFAGHRISPRLPWYQGAENAPMEIEAQTLCDWVRREIFPARTALSIDVHSGYGKVDRLWFPFAKTREPFPALAEAVALKHLIDKTHPNHVYCIEPQSREYLAHGDLWDYLYDEYRTARPDGRYIPFTLELGSWLWVKKNWSQAFSALGVFNPRLPHRVRRTLRRHLLLFDLFYRAVRSPEPWTELDQAERERLRRQGLEWWYTTS; this is encoded by the coding sequence ATGACCGATATCCCCGGAAGCGGACCGACATCCTTCGAGCCCGGATTGCTTGCCCGCCCCGTCATGCGTGCCCTGCCCGAACTGAGGGAGCTTCTGATACTCGCGGAGCATGTCACGAACGCGGGCTGGGAGTGGGCGCGGGTTGAAGTCTTGGCGGAGTTGCGGCACGAAAACGAATCGTTTCCGCTACTCGCCTTCCGGTTCGGTCCGACCGACCCGGCCTTGCCGGCGCTGGCGCTGTCCGGCGGGGTCCACGGGCTGGAACGCATCGGTACGCAGGTCGTAACCTCATACCTCCGGACCTTGGTGGAAATGGCGCGCTGGGACCGCGTAACCCGGGACATGCTTTCCACTACCCGGCTTCTGATCATGCCCCTGGTCAATCCGGTGGGCATGTATCTCAAGCGTCGATCCAACGGCAACCGGGTCGATCTCATGCGAAACGCGCCGGTAATTGCGGAAGGCTTGTCCCGCTGGCATCTGTTCGCCGGCCATCGCATTTCTCCCCGCCTGCCCTGGTATCAGGGGGCGGAAAACGCTCCCATGGAAATCGAGGCGCAGACGCTTTGCGATTGGGTGCGGCGCGAGATATTTCCGGCCCGAACCGCACTCAGCATCGACGTGCACTCCGGCTACGGCAAGGTCGACCGCCTGTGGTTTCCGTTCGCGAAAACGAGGGAGCCGTTTCCGGCGCTGGCGGAAGCCGTCGCTTTGAAACATCTGATCGACAAGACCCATCCCAACCACGTTTATTGCATCGAGCCACAATCCCGCGAGTACCTCGCGCACGGCGATTTATGGGATTACCTCTACGACGAATACAGAACCGCCCGGCCCGACGGACGCTATATTCCGTTCACCCTGGAACTGGGTTCGTGGCTTTGGGTAAAAAAGAACTGGTCGCAGGCCTTCTCCGCCCTCGGCGTTTTCAACCCCCGCCTCCCCCACCGCGTGCGGAGGACATTAAGGCGCCATCTCCTCCTGTTCGATCTCTTCTACCGCGCCGTCCGCTCGCCGGAACCCTGGACCGAACTCGACCAAGCCGAGCGAGAGCGGTTGAGGCGGCAGGGATTGGAGTGGTGGTATACGACTAGCTGA
- a CDS encoding DUF3466 family protein — MPVCWRRRATGFAQATPVYHVIDLGTLGGTSSAAWGLNDAGQVVGSSSTSSGHQSHAFLYSDGVMTDLGTFGGTYSFAGDINNKGHVVGTASTSGNTTYRAFLYSNGVMTDLGTLGGEHGGASGINDRGQVAGRSHPGDAENHAFLYSEGVMADLGTLGGEYSSAGAINDHGQVVGAAQRSGDLSIYAFLYSDGKMTDLGGLAPVGVYAGGQSSARDINNHGQVVGYFTIEDLEIHPFLYSNGTMIDLGTFGGLYGEAWAINDTGQVVGSSNDSNGRQQGFLYSNSILQNLNDLIDPLSGWTIAEAHDINESGDIAAVGFHPSVGSRALLLEYIGPAVGGVPEPGTLALMVIAMAGMIGFRRNWEH, encoded by the coding sequence TTGCCTGTCTGCTGGCGGCGACGGGCGACGGGCTTCGCCCAGGCCACACCTGTCTACCACGTTATCGACCTCGGCACGCTGGGTGGGACATCTAGCGCGGCTTGGGGTCTCAACGACGCCGGGCAGGTCGTCGGGTCTAGCTCTACCAGCAGCGGACATCAATCACATGCCTTCCTGTACAGCGATGGAGTGATGACCGATCTGGGCACATTCGGCGGCACCTACAGCTTTGCCGGCGATATCAACAACAAAGGACACGTGGTAGGAACTGCCTCGACCAGCGGCAATACGACTTACCGTGCCTTCCTGTACAGCAACGGCGTAATGACCGACTTGGGCACGCTCGGCGGCGAACACGGCGGGGCCTCCGGCATCAACGATAGGGGGCAGGTGGCCGGACGTAGCCATCCCGGCGATGCGGAAAATCATGCCTTCCTGTACAGCGAGGGCGTGATGGCCGACTTGGGGACGCTCGGCGGCGAATACAGCTCGGCCGGTGCCATCAACGATCATGGGCAGGTCGTGGGAGCCGCGCAGCGAAGTGGCGATTTGTCCATCTATGCCTTCCTGTACAGCGACGGCAAGATGACGGACCTGGGCGGGCTTGCCCCCGTGGGTGTGTATGCCGGCGGACAGAGTTCAGCCCGGGATATTAACAACCACGGGCAGGTAGTCGGGTATTTCACGATCGAAGACCTGGAAATCCATCCGTTTCTCTACAGCAACGGCACGATGATCGACCTCGGCACATTCGGCGGCCTATACGGCGAGGCATGGGCCATCAACGACACCGGACAGGTCGTCGGGAGTAGCAATGACAGTAACGGGCGTCAACAAGGCTTCCTATACAGCAACAGTATCCTGCAGAACTTGAACGACCTGATCGATCCGCTCTCGGGCTGGACGATCGCCGAAGCACACGACATCAACGAATCCGGCGATATCGCCGCCGTGGGGTTTCACCCAAGCGTCGGAAGTCGTGCGCTCCTGCTCGAATACATCGGTCCCGCCGTCGGCGGAGTGCCGGAACCCGGCACCCTGGCCCTGATGGTCATCGCGATGGCGGGGATGATCGGGTTTCGCCGTAACTGGGAACACTGA
- a CDS encoding lysophospholipid acyltransferase family protein produces MGRCRSWLKALAIAAMFAAGIAAVSTLMPALRLLAGRRAAAFNDAIVVSWNRAVCRILNLHLHIHGRPDGNARLVVANHVSWLDIIALGAQGPCLFVAKREVADWPIMGYLAKGIGTLFVQRGDAAQSAAVAEQMAWQLRQGKRLVLFPEGTTTTGDRVLRFHGKLFQAAQLAGARVQAVALRYHGEARECAPFVGEDEFLPHLLGILQLDRIDLHVHYCASVAPGPGRNELAQTTRRQIVAALETHSPSCGLAVMNP; encoded by the coding sequence ATGGGGCGCTGCCGGTCGTGGCTTAAGGCCCTGGCGATCGCCGCCATGTTCGCGGCCGGCATCGCTGCCGTGAGCACGCTGATGCCGGCGCTGCGGCTGCTGGCGGGACGGCGGGCGGCCGCCTTCAACGACGCCATCGTCGTAAGCTGGAATCGCGCCGTGTGCCGGATACTCAATCTGCACTTGCACATCCACGGGCGGCCCGACGGGAACGCCCGGCTGGTCGTGGCCAATCACGTTTCCTGGCTGGACATCATCGCCCTCGGAGCGCAAGGCCCGTGCCTGTTCGTCGCCAAACGGGAAGTGGCGGACTGGCCGATCATGGGCTACCTGGCGAAAGGCATCGGCACGCTCTTCGTACAGCGCGGCGATGCGGCGCAGAGCGCGGCCGTCGCCGAACAAATGGCCTGGCAATTGCGCCAGGGCAAACGCCTGGTGCTATTCCCGGAAGGCACGACCACCACCGGCGACCGGGTTCTGCGTTTCCACGGCAAGCTGTTCCAGGCTGCGCAGCTCGCGGGAGCGCGCGTGCAGGCAGTCGCTCTTCGTTACCACGGCGAGGCCAGGGAATGCGCGCCCTTCGTCGGCGAAGACGAATTTCTGCCGCATCTCCTCGGCATTCTCCAGCTCGATCGTATCGATCTCCATGTGCACTATTGCGCCTCCGTTGCGCCCGGGCCGGGGCGAAACGAACTGGCGCAGACCACGCGCCGGCAAATCGTGGCCGCGCTCGAAACCCATAGTCCTTCATGCGGCCTGGCCGTCATGAACCCGTAA
- a CDS encoding GNAT family N-acetyltransferase — protein MSAKCEVSLSSRPRRYAAEVARDPATVRATQALRYHVFAEEMGARLHSRIEGLDYDEIDDYCDHLLVRDTQTGKVVACTRLLSDIQAARLGRFYSEGEFHLDEVLALPGRFLEIGRTCVDPSHRGSVVLGTLWNGLAEYAYNGGFKYLMGCASIPPGPSGFAVDAVYRQIEPHQFGPEKLSVWPKIPVPVRKRCIQDESGIPPLLQAYLRLGCRVLGDPFWDEDFNVMDVFILLDLSRMQARYEKRFIASKQEGSHGALPVVA, from the coding sequence ATGTCTGCAAAATGCGAGGTTTCTCTCTCGTCCCGTCCCCGCCGTTACGCCGCCGAAGTCGCGCGCGACCCGGCTACCGTTCGCGCCACTCAGGCCCTGCGCTACCACGTGTTCGCCGAAGAGATGGGCGCTCGCTTGCACTCCAGGATAGAGGGTCTCGATTATGACGAGATCGACGACTACTGCGACCATCTCCTGGTACGCGACACCCAGACCGGAAAGGTCGTCGCCTGTACCCGTCTGCTGAGCGATATTCAGGCGGCGCGGCTGGGGCGGTTTTATTCCGAGGGCGAATTCCATCTCGACGAGGTCTTGGCTTTGCCCGGACGCTTCCTGGAAATCGGGCGCACCTGCGTCGATCCTTCGCACCGCGGCAGCGTGGTTCTCGGCACTTTGTGGAACGGGCTGGCGGAATATGCCTACAACGGCGGTTTCAAGTATTTGATGGGCTGCGCCAGCATCCCGCCGGGGCCGAGCGGCTTCGCGGTCGACGCGGTCTACCGCCAGATCGAGCCGCACCAGTTCGGTCCGGAGAAACTCTCGGTATGGCCGAAGATTCCGGTTCCCGTGCGCAAGCGCTGCATTCAGGACGAAAGCGGCATCCCGCCCCTGTTGCAGGCCTATTTGCGGCTCGGCTGCCGGGTTTTGGGAGATCCTTTCTGGGACGAGGATTTCAACGTCATGGACGTGTTCATTCTGCTGGATCTGTCCCGCATGCAGGCTCGCTACGAAAAGCGTTTCATCGCCAGCAAGCAGGAGGGTTCGCATGGGGCGCTGCCGGTCGTGGCTTAA
- a CDS encoding glycosyltransferase family 4 protein has translation MKLALITDAWPPQTNGVVTTLRTISEQLRAIGHTVETFTPDQFRTWPCPSYPEIRLALGCGPKLRTRLDAFQPDAIHIATEGPLGMAARSYCKRRGLPYTSSFHTRFAEYIHLRTGLPLSLGYSFLRWFHGESERLMTATPTLLEELKARGFKNPVLWSRGVDTELFRPRSKDFLSDPRPVLLYAGRVAIEKNIEAFLSLDLPGTKYVVGDGPQREELEHKYPEVRFVGYKYGEDLARYLAAADVFVFPSRTDTFGLVMLEALASGVPVAAFPVEGPKDVILSDRVGCLDEDLAKAVTVALKLDAEDCRRYALRYSWRDCALLFESYLVPIPKNGQRSPAWWQRYS, from the coding sequence TTGAAACTCGCCCTGATCACGGACGCCTGGCCCCCACAAACTAATGGCGTCGTTACCACGCTGCGCACGATCTCTGAGCAGCTTCGCGCGATCGGACATACGGTCGAAACCTTCACCCCGGATCAGTTTCGTACCTGGCCCTGTCCCAGCTATCCGGAAATTCGCCTGGCGCTGGGCTGCGGACCGAAGCTCCGCACCCGGCTGGACGCCTTTCAGCCCGATGCCATTCATATCGCCACGGAAGGTCCTCTGGGGATGGCGGCCCGGAGCTATTGCAAGCGGCGCGGGCTGCCTTACACCAGTTCATTCCACACCCGTTTCGCCGAATACATCCATCTTCGCACCGGCCTGCCGCTCTCCCTGGGCTATTCCTTCCTGCGCTGGTTTCACGGCGAGAGCGAACGCCTGATGACCGCGACGCCCACCTTGCTGGAGGAGCTCAAGGCTCGCGGCTTCAAGAATCCGGTTTTGTGGTCGCGCGGGGTGGACACCGAACTGTTCCGTCCCCGGAGCAAGGACTTCCTTTCGGACCCCCGCCCGGTGCTGCTTTATGCCGGCCGGGTGGCGATCGAAAAGAACATCGAAGCCTTTCTCAGCCTGGATCTCCCCGGCACCAAGTACGTGGTCGGCGACGGACCGCAGCGGGAGGAACTCGAGCACAAATATCCCGAGGTCCGCTTCGTCGGTTACAAATACGGCGAGGACTTGGCGCGCTATCTCGCGGCCGCCGACGTCTTCGTATTTCCGAGCCGGACCGACACCTTCGGCCTGGTTATGCTGGAGGCGCTGGCCTCCGGCGTTCCGGTCGCGGCATTTCCGGTGGAGGGTCCCAAGGACGTAATACTGAGCGACCGCGTCGGCTGTCTCGACGAAGACCTGGCGAAAGCCGTCACCGTAGCGCTGAAACTCGACGCCGAGGATTGCCGCCGGTATGCCCTCCGCTATTCCTGGCGCGATTGCGCCCTCCTGTTCGAAAGCTATCTGGTTCCCATTCCCAAAAACGGCCAGCGTTCGCCCGCCTGGTGGCAGCGGTATTCCTGA
- a CDS encoding phosphatase PAP2 family protein: MKFMQTIHTYDVNLFLWITQRKSQRVLVRGARYISRTGDGHLYLMLGLTLAFFGHAAESVLLKCLLLGFAIERPVYFILKNLCRRDRPQAALNIPSFIIPSDRFSFPSGHTSAAFLVATLASYFHPAFTPLLVAWAVSIGMARVVLGVHFPTDTLIGALMGTLLALLSLEIQLT; the protein is encoded by the coding sequence ATGAAATTCATGCAGACGATCCACACTTACGACGTCAATCTGTTTCTCTGGATAACGCAACGCAAATCCCAGCGCGTGCTGGTCCGCGGCGCGCGCTACATCTCCAGGACCGGAGACGGGCATTTGTACCTGATGCTCGGACTCACGCTAGCCTTTTTCGGACACGCCGCGGAATCGGTTCTTCTCAAATGCCTGTTGCTGGGTTTCGCCATCGAGCGTCCGGTCTATTTCATCCTGAAGAATCTATGCCGGCGCGACCGGCCGCAGGCCGCGCTGAACATCCCGAGCTTCATCATCCCGTCCGACCGTTTCAGCTTCCCGTCCGGACACACCTCCGCGGCGTTTCTGGTGGCCACACTGGCGAGCTACTTTCACCCGGCGTTTACGCCCTTGCTGGTGGCCTGGGCGGTGTCCATAGGCATGGCGCGGGTCGTGCTCGGCGTCCACTTTCCCACCGACACGCTGATCGGAGCACTGATGGGGACCCTTTTGGCCCTACTGAGTTTAGAAATACAACTGACGTGA